The Natrinema caseinilyticum genomic sequence GTTCTGTTCGGAATGGCAGCCGGAACCGACGAGGGCGGCTCGTAGTTTGACACAGCACAGACTCCCGTGAACAGAAAGTTGATTGTCGGCCCGGGCAAAACAAGGGACAATGAGCGGTTCTAATTCCGGGAGACCACCCGACGATTCCGGCGACGATCGCCCTCGACAGGATCGAGGCGCCGGCAACCCTCGAACGACGAGAGAGCCACGACGCTCCGGGTCAGATTCCGACGGCGTGTCGATCGAAAACGACGGGGTCGTTCGCTGGTTCCTCGAGACTAACGACGAGAACGTGGTCTTGGTACGTGATATTCTGAGTAGCGTCGCCATCGTCGCCGTTATCGGCCTTATCTTGTTCACCGTTAGCGGAATCTGGCCGCCGCTGGTCGCCGTCGAGAGCGGGAGTATGCAACCGCACATGGAAAAAGGCGATCTCATCTTCGTCGTCGACGAGAACCGATTCGTCGGCGACGGAGCCGTAGCGGGCACCGGCGTCGTCACCCTCGAGCAGGGGCGAGAGAGTGGCTATACGAAGTTCGGGATGGCAGGGGACGTAATCGTCTACCGGCCCAACGGGAATGCAGCAGAGACACCGGTGATCCATCGGGCCCACT encodes the following:
- a CDS encoding S26 family signal peptidase, whose product is MSGSNSGRPPDDSGDDRPRQDRGAGNPRTTREPRRSGSDSDGVSIENDGVVRWFLETNDENVVLVRDILSSVAIVAVIGLILFTVSGIWPPLVAVESGSMQPHMEKGDLIFVVDENRFVGDGAVAGTGVVTLEQGRESGYTKFGMAGDVIVYRPNGNAAETPVIHRAHFWVEEDEKWVNTKASDKIVGDKTCDEVANCPAPYAGFVTKGDHNGGYDQQRSHGADTSVVKSEWITGKAKYRVPWLGQIRLTFDRILGGMLVPGSPASPALQGVDPATITTPSPASPETPGSRLNGQAGIAGIASVGSAAAIGRYRR